One genomic region from Spirulina subsalsa PCC 9445 encodes:
- a CDS encoding ATP-binding protein codes for MDAHELEKWLNDLESDRVERKASIADGKKIRQAICAFANDLPNSNQPGILFIGVNDDGTCANLPITDDLLLSLSSIRNEGKILPFPVLQVKKYHLKGCDLAVIIVEPSDAPPVRFEGRTWIRVGPRRAIATQEEERRLTEKRRFRDLPFDLQPLVSASLEDLNLETFTQDYLQVAIALDILEENQRSITQQLVSLRFATPEPSLSPTRLGVMVVGKDPRQFIPSFYLQFIRFDGMDLTDPIQDQQEITGSLMSLLRNIDQTLKVNISIASDPITEPVEIKKPDYPIAALRQLVSNAILHRSYEATNAPIKVYWFKDRIEISNPGGLFGQVNRENLGQGVTDYRNPHLAEAMKNLGYVQRFGIGIPTARQELAKNGNPPPEFILDDAHTLVIVRSSL; via the coding sequence ATGGATGCTCACGAGTTAGAAAAATGGCTCAATGATTTAGAATCGGATCGTGTTGAGCGGAAAGCATCTATTGCTGATGGAAAAAAAATCAGACAAGCTATTTGCGCCTTTGCCAATGATTTGCCTAACTCTAATCAACCGGGCATCCTTTTTATTGGAGTCAATGATGATGGAACTTGTGCAAACTTACCGATTACAGATGACCTACTTTTAAGCCTTTCTAGTATTCGGAATGAAGGTAAAATTCTACCCTTTCCGGTTTTACAGGTCAAAAAATATCACCTCAAGGGTTGTGACCTTGCCGTTATTATTGTAGAACCCTCCGATGCTCCTCCTGTAAGGTTTGAGGGACGGACTTGGATTCGAGTCGGTCCCAGACGAGCTATTGCAACACAGGAAGAAGAACGCCGCCTCACAGAAAAACGTCGCTTTCGTGATTTACCTTTTGACTTACAGCCCTTAGTCTCTGCCTCTCTTGAGGACTTAAACCTAGAAACTTTTACCCAAGATTATTTACAAGTAGCGATCGCTTTGGATATTTTAGAAGAAAATCAGCGTTCTATCACACAACAATTAGTCTCTTTAAGGTTTGCTACGCCAGAACCTAGTTTATCTCCAACTCGCTTAGGAGTGATGGTTGTTGGCAAAGATCCGAGGCAATTTATTCCGAGTTTTTACCTACAATTTATTCGTTTTGATGGTATGGATTTAACCGATCCTATTCAAGACCAACAGGAAATAACAGGTTCTTTGATGAGTTTACTAAGGAATATAGATCAAACCTTAAAAGTCAATATTTCCATTGCTTCTGACCCGATCACAGAACCTGTGGAAATTAAAAAACCAGATTATCCTATTGCCGCATTAAGACAATTGGTTAGCAACGCTATTCTACACCGTTCCTATGAAGCAACCAATGCTCCAATTAAAGTGTATTGGTTTAAAGATAGAATTGAGATATCTAATCCCGGGGGATTATTTGGTCAAGTCAATCGAGAAAACTTAGGTCAAGGGGTGACAGATTATCGCAATCCTCATTTAGCAGAAGCAATGAAAAATTTAGGCTATGTGCAACGGTTTGGCATTGGCATTCCAACGGCTCGTCAAGAATTAGCGAAAAATGGCAATCCCCCTCCAGAATTTATTTTAGACGATGCCCATACTTTAGTTATTGTGAGGTCTTCATTATGA